From Hylaeus volcanicus isolate JK05 chromosome 2, UHH_iyHylVolc1.0_haploid, whole genome shotgun sequence, the proteins below share one genomic window:
- the LOC128885046 gene encoding deaminated glutathione amidase: MRFVISFTNIKYCRKQFAMSLSTMANPLIAVCQMTSTNDKEKNLQTVRELAAKAKSRSACIAFFPEACDYLADNKKDTIAMAQPLSGPTVTSYKDIAKTNKIWLSLGGLHEALPDNEHRISNTHVVINSEGEIVGTYRKAHLFDMDNKNTGVRLMESDYVLPGERIEPPITTPIGKLALSICYDMRFPELSLTLRNMGAQILTYPSAFTYQTGAAHWEIILRARAIETQCYVVAAAQTGAHNKKRVSWGHAMVIDPWGTILAQCSDKTDIALAEIDLNHMQQIRENMPCENHRRTDLYPKMESLK, encoded by the exons ATGCGATTTGTTATCAGTTTTACTAACATCAAATACTGCAG AAAACAATTTGCAATGAGCCTCAGCACAATGGCAAACCCGTTAATTGCGGTGTGTCAAATGACGTCGACaaacgataaagaaaaaaatttacaaactgTACGCGAGCTTGCTGCAAAAGCTAAATCTCGATCTGCTTGC ATTGCATTTTTTCCCGAAGCATGCGATTACTTAGCTGATAATAAGAAGGATACGATAGCTATGGCGCAACCCTTAAGTGGACCAACTGTAACATCTTACAAAGACATTGCAAAAACTAACAAGATTTGGCTATCGTTAGGTGGATTGCACGAAGCG TTACCCGATAACGAACACCGAATAAGTAATACTCACGTTGTAATAAATAGCGAGGGCGAAATTGTCGGTACTTATCGTAAAGCCCATTTGTTCGACATGGACAATAAAAACACGGGAGTTCGATTAATGGAATCGGATTATGTCTTACCAGGAGAAAGAATTGAGCCGCCTATAACAACGCCGATTGGCAAATTAGCGCTTAGTATT TGTTACGATATGCGCTTCCCTGAATTATCTCTTACATTGAGGAACATGGGAGCGCAAATTTTAACGTACCCATCAGCGTTTACGTACCAAACAGGTGCTGCACATTGGGAAATAATACTACGTGCTCGGGCAATAGAAACACAGTGTTATGTTGTAGCTGCAGCTCAAACTGGTGCGCACAACAAGAAAAGAGTTAGTTGGGGTCATGCTAtg GTTATAGATCCGTGGGGAACAATATTAGCGCAATGTAGCGATAAAACTGACATAGCTCTAGCGGAAATTGATTTGAATCATATGCAACAAATTCGAGAGAATATGCCATGCGAAAATCATCGTAGAACAGATTTATATCCCAAGATGGAATCGTTAAAATAG
- the LOC128885120 gene encoding splicing factor 1-like, whose product MNQSRNFTSLLNPSYLQNAQQNAATANAAAAAAAAAAAVSAAIANGTQLPNSPNSTTNSTRKREAENDGKQEKESKEERRKRRRTRWGGSEHDKTFIPGMPTVLPTNLTPEQEKAYLFQLQIEEISRKLRTGDLGIPLNPEERSPSPEPIYSSDGKRLNTREYRTRRKLEEERHNLIQKILKINPEFKPPPDYKPPIIRVHDKVMIPQEEHPDINFVGLLIGPRGNTLKSMEKETGAKIIIRGKGSVKEGKVGRKDGQPLPGEDEPLHAYITANNLDAVKKAVERIHEIIRQGVEVPEGQNDLRRNQLRELALLNGTLRENDGPRCTNCGASDHKSWLCPDKPNVTNNIVCSSCGGAGHIARDCRSKRPGQGGPAAAGMGGMGPGGDKAKIDEEYMSLMAELGEGPPPDRSKSGQPRQPNPNPNYPGLFDRQQAPRALMAAPAHPPPQMMQGGPMMPPPGMAPPPWSQGEVNNMNGMNMQWQPPVSMPPPPGVMQPPPPPPGSTSQPNIPPLMPWMAGNNQPPPPGQMPPTQIPPPGMGIPPWQQGQQGPMRPPPPGTAPPPGFPGWQPQQMGGWPPTAPVPPPPQQQTPAPPGIDLNTLPTLLAQPPPPPPPTS is encoded by the exons ATGAATCAGTCACGAAACTTTACGTCGCTGTTGAATCCGAGTTACTTACAAAACGCGCAACAAAATGCTGCGACTGCGAACGCGGCTGCTGCTGCAGCTGCAGCAGCTGCCGCGGTGAGCGCCGCGATTGCGAATGGAACGCAGCTACCTAATTCGCCTAATTCCACGACGAACAGTACCAGAAAACGGGAAGCGGAAA ATGATGGTAAGCAGGAAAAAGAGTCGAAAGAGGAACGTAGGAAGAGGAGGAGAACTAGGTGGGGCGGTAGCGAACATGACAAAACTTTTATACCGGGCATGCCTACGGTTCTCCCAACGAACCTCACTCCTGAACAGGAGAAAGCTTACCTCT TTCAGCTGCAAATTGAGGAAATCAGCAGGAAGCTACGCACTGGAGATCTTGGAATTCCACTTAACCCTGAGGAAAG ATCCCCATCTCCAGAACCCATTTACAGTAGCGATGGTAAACGGTTGAATACAAGAGAATACCGTACTAGACGTAAATTGGAGGAAGAACGTCACAATCTTATCCAGAAGATTCTCAAAATTAACCCAGAGTTTAAACCTCCACCAGattacaa gCCCCCAATAATACGGGTACATGATAAAGTAATGATTCCTCAAGAAGAACATccagatattaattttgttggtCTGCTTATTGGTCCACGCGgtaatacattaaaat CAATGGAGAAGGAAACTGGAGCAAAGATCATAATCCGTGGTAAGGGTTCtgtaaaagaaggaaaagttGGAAGGAAAGATGGACAACCTTTGCCTGGTGAAGATGAACCTCTTCACGCATATATTACAGCTAACAATTTGGACGCTGTAAAAAAAGCTGTTGAAAGA ATTCATGAAATTATACGACAAGGAGTCGAAGTACCCGAAGGACAAAATGATTTACGACGTAATCAACTTAGAGAATTGGCTTTATTGAATGGAACATTGCGCGAAAATGATGGACCACGTTGCACCAATTGTGGCGCATCAGATCACAAATCGTGGCTG TGTCCAGACAAACCAAACGTAACGAATAACATAGTGTGTTCGAGTTGCGGAGGAGCAGGTCACATTGCACGTGATTGTCGATCTAAGAGACCTGGACAAGGTGGACCGGCTGCAGCAGGAATGGGAGGAATGGGACCAGGCGGCGATAAAGCTAAAATAGATGAAGAATACATGTCACTTATGGCAGAATTGGGCGAAGGCCCACCGCCTGATAGATCTAAAAGCGGCCAACCACGTCAACCCAATCCGAATCCTAATTATCCTGGTCTTTTCGATAg GCAACAAGCACCTCGTGCTTTAATGGCAGCGCCAGCACATCCGCCGCCTCAAATGATGCAAGGCGGCCCAATGATGCCACCACCGGGAATGGCTCCGCCACCATGGAGTCAAGGAGAAGTGAACAACATGAACGGTATGAATATGCAGTGGCAACCTCCAGTTAGCATGCCTCCTCCACCTGGCGTGATGCAACCACCCCCACCACCGCCTGGCTCCACATCCCAACCGAATATTCCACCGTTAATGCCCTGGATGGCTGGAAATAACCAACCACCTCCACCTGGACAAATGCCACCAACGCAAATTCCACCACCGGGAATGGGCATTCCGCCGTGGCAACAGGGACAACAAGGACCAATGCGTCCACCTCCGCCTGGAACAGCTCCACCGCCAGGATTTCCAGGATGGCAGCCACAACAAATGGGTGGATGGCCGCCAACAGCACCTGTTCCACCTCCTCCTCAACAACAAACGCCAGCTCCGCCTGGCATCGATCTCAATACTTTACCCACGCTATTGGCacaaccaccaccaccacctccGCCAACTAGTTAG
- the LOC128885049 gene encoding ER membrane protein complex subunit 3, which translates to MAELLLDPNIRGWVFLPIVVITFLVGIIRHYVSILLASQKKVEVHQVQDSQVMIRSRLLRENGQYIPKMAFISRRHFFNNEETGYFKTQKRAPVAQNPMTDPNMMIDMLKGNVTNVLPTVLIGGWINWMLSGFVTTKVPFPLTLRFKPMLQRGIELVTLDAAWVSSASWYFLNVFGLRSIYTLVLGESNAADAFRLQQDQVSGAAMSMPPDPKAAFKSEWEALEIYEHNWALQGVEADLIGSQRTDTNESSK; encoded by the exons ATGGCTGAGTTGCTTTTAGATCCAAACATTCGGGGTTGGGTGTTTTTGCCAATTGTTGTGATTACGTTTCTCGTAGGAATCATCCGTCATTATGTTTCGATACTACTTGCCTCGCAGAAGAAAGTCGAGGTTCATCAAGTGCAAGACAG TCAAGTGATGATACGATCTAGATTACTTCGAGAAAATGGTCAATATATTCCGAAAATGGCATTTATCAGTAGAAggcatttttttaataacgaagaaaCAGGGTATTTCAAAACACAAAAGCGTGCTCCCGTTGCACAGAATCCAATGACGGATCCTAACATGATGATAGATATGTTAAAAGGAAATGTAACCAATGTTTTGCCAACTGTACTCATAGGTGGATGGATCAATTGGATGTTATCTGGctttgttacaa CCAAAGTGCCATTTCCATTGACATTGCGTTTCAAACCAATGTTACAACGTGGTATAGAATTAGTTACTCTCGATGCTGCATGGGTTTCATCTGCATCTTGGTACTTCCTTAATGTGTTTGGACTGCGTTCTATTTACACCCTTGTTCTTGGAGAAAGCAATGCTGCAGATGCCTTTAGACTTCAGCAAGATCAAGTATCCGGTGCTGCTATGTCTATGCCACCAGATCCAAAAGCTGCTTTCAAATCAGAATGGGAAGCATTGGAAATATATGAACATAATTGGGCATTACAGGGTGTCGAAGCAGACCTGATAGGATCTCAAAGGACAGATACCAATGAAA GTAGCAAGTAA
- the LOC128885043 gene encoding phosphatidylinositol glycan anchor biosynthesis class U protein has translation MSKQWLSNFVLAGTIRFLLMNSGYQKVISDRVEVSTALNSWKRVTEGVHLYNFGIDPYTGDLFHESPIGLCIFDLLQRHLPRWTLFFLFIFTDLLTALLLAFTAKQYATELVSKKKEKIEDENIESQNDGSEISTSMMYVSAGYLFNPYIILNCVGHTTTVFTNLLYSVALISMTRSSIFGSCLSISLLTLQGLYPVSLMVPAVIYIARSKNTKQKRNIIIFTIMVFASMLTALLCISYYIMGSWSFVWSTVGFILTVPDLRPNIGLYWYFFTEMFEHFRWLFIASFQINVSLLYIVPLALRLRHDPMLLAFSYLAIAAIFKSYPCIGDVGFYMSLLPLWKHLFQYTQQGFIVGCFMLFCTVFAPTVWYQWIYSRSANANFYFGVTLAFAIAQIFLLTDILFASVKHEFAIRHGINKDVSGSKAKLLLE, from the exons atgtcgaagcaATGGTTGTCGAACTTCGTATTAGCTGGTACTATTAGATTTCTATTAATGAACTCTGGATACCAAAAAGTTATTAGCGATCGTGTGGAAGTCTCTACTGCGTTAAATTCTTGGAAAAGAG TGACTGAAGGTGTTCACTTATACAATTTTGGCATTGATCCTTATACGGGTGATTTATTTCATGAAAGTCCTATCGGTTTATGTATCTTTGATCTCTTACAACGTCATTTACCTCGATGGACTCTGTtcttcttatttatatttactgaTTTATTGACTGCCTTACTCCTCGCATTTACAGCAAAACAATATGCAACTGAATTG GTTTctaaaaagaaggaaaagataGAAGATGAGAATATAGAAAGTCAAAATGATGGTTCCGAGATATCTACTTCCATGATGTATGTCTCAgcaggatatttatttaatccatATATAATACTAAACTGTGTTGGACATACAACAAcagtatttacaaatttattatactctGTAGCATTGATTTCAATGACAAGATCTTCCATATTTGGGAGCTGTTTGTCAATTTCATTATTGACATTACAAGGACTTTATCCTGTGTCACTCATGGTACCAGCAGTTATTTATATTGCTCGTTCCAagaatacaaaacaaaaaaggaacattataatttttactattatGGTATTCGCAAGCATGTTGACAGCATTACTTTGCATTTCCTATTATATCATGGGAAGTTGGTCGTTCGTTTGGAGTACAGTTGGCTTTATTTTAACGGTACCCGATTTGCGTCCGAACATAGGACTATATTGGTACttttttacagaaatgttTGAGCATTTCAGATGGCTCTTTATTGCTTCTTTCCAAATAAACGTCAGTTTATTGTATATAGTACCGTTAGCATTGAGATTACGACACGATCCAATGCTACTAGCATTTTCCTATTTAGCAATTGCTGCTATATTTAAGTCCTATCCGTGCATAGGAGACGTTGGATTTTATATGTCTCTTTTGCCACTTTGGAAACACTTGTTTCAAT atACACAACAAGGATTCATTGTAGGATGTTTCATGCTATTTTGCACAGTTTTTGCACCAACTGTTTGGTACCAGTGGATTTATTCCAGATCGGCAAATGCAAATTTCTACTTCGGAGTAACGCTGGCGTTTGCTATAgcacaaatatttctgttaacAGACATTCTTTTTGCGAGTGTAAAACACGAATTTGCGATCCGTCATGGTATTAATAAAGATGTTAGCGGAAGTAAGGCAAAACTACTTTTAGAATAA
- the LOC128885041 gene encoding putative helicase mov-10-B.1: MANNTRRKNQRPSIWKSTHCTSFGLSGQLLPLQEFKVPPDLQKALKNHFKESPEDSKLCRDYIKLIIHEFPNVKKIKPEHYLVLFKIFLYMEDHELKLLAAEYNLKSQSLKQLALNKCVITIPKLDEDDPFIKIGDMVKIQDISGAYTCNCPIIDIEGKNVICEIKQNHMDLAKTLVNVHFCKQNLTIKYCHFILHMIDKYNLIDLLYPKINTNHYVLPQVTLDWVQKTVAKNPEQREAVINILNNSAHPAPYVIFGPPGTGKTTTLVEAICQIRNQHRTKNVLVCAFSNAAADEIARRLITLLPSKDIFRMYAASMHWEDVDKTIVPNSNFVDDKVLYLPKDIFILKKIVIVTLMTCMRLVSLNLRSDHFSYIFIDEASQSTELESLVPFTLACSQNKKSSVATLNAQIIITGDPYQLGPIVRCKQINHLLGKSLLERLMECEPYQKVDNKYNSRYITKLIRNYRSLEPILHVSNKLFYENELLCCKEPSTNKINLNWSVMANKTFPILFLAVDGKEKRTENKSVYNLEEIAIVGYYIKKLLDAKVKEKNIGVITPFKKQKVMIYKYLNEHGFKDITVGTVEVFQGQEKEVIILTTVRSESFKHDGKEHIGFLSNAMRFNVAVTRAKNLLIVVGNPTVLCKDKCWKALWDYCDKNNACSILDVVGF, translated from the exons ATGGCAAATAATACCAGACGGAAAAACCAAAGACCAAGCATTTGGAAAAGCAC GCATTGCACTAGCTTTGGTTTGTCTGGGCAACTGTTACCTTTGCAAGAGTTTAAAGTGCCTCCTGATTTACAAAAAGCATTAAAGAACCATTTTAAAGAAAGTCCTGAAGATAGTAAATTATGTAGAGATTATATAAAACttattattcatgaatttccaaatgtgaaaaaaataaaaccggAACATTATttggtattatttaaaatttttctatatatggAAGATCATGAACTTAAGTTACTTGCGGCAgagtataatttaaaaagtcaGTCACTCAAGCAGCTTGCCTTAAATAAATGTGTTATCACTATACCTAAGTTAGACGAAGATGATCCGTTTATAAAGATTGGTGATATGGTAAAAATTCAGGATATAAGTGGAGCATATACATGTAATTGTCCAATAATAGATATTGAAGGAAAGAatgtaatttgtgaaattaaaca GAATCATATGGATCTTGCGAAAACCTTAGTCAATGTtcatttttgcaaacaaaatttgacaataaagtattgtcattttattttacacatgatagataaatataatttgattgatTTATTGTATcccaaaataaatacaaaccATTATGTGTTACCACAAGT TACCTTAGATTGGGTTCAAAAAACTGTAGCAAAAAATCCAGAACAAAGAGAGGcagtgataaatattttaaataattcagcaCATCCTGCACCATATGTAATATTTGGTCCACCTGGTACTGGAAAAACAACAACATTAGTTGAAGCCATTTGTCAG aTTAGAAACCAACACAGGACCAAAAATGTTCTAGTATGCGCATTTTCCAATGCAGCTGCAGATGAAATTGCAAGAAGATTGATAACTTTACTTCCTTCTAAAGATATATTTCGGATGTATGCAGCATCTATGCATTG GGAAGATGTTGACAAAACTATTGTTCctaattcaaatttcgttGATGATAAGGTGCTTTATTTGCCTaaggatatttttattttgaaaaaaatagttattgtAACGTTGATGACATGTATGAG GCTGGTAAGCCTTAATTTAAGAAGCGATcatttctcatatatatttatcgacgaaGCAAGCCAAAGTACCGAATTAGAATCATTGGTTCCATTTACACTAGCATGTTCGCAAAATAAGAAGAGTTCTGTGGCAACATTAAATgctcaaattattattactggcGATCCTTATCAACTGGGACCAATTGTTCGGTGTAAACAAATTAACCACTTACTTG GAAAGTCGCTATTAGAAAGATTAATGGAATGCGAACCATATCAAAAAGTGGACAATAAGTATAATTCACGatacataacaaaattaattcgcaATTACCGTAGTCTAGAACCTATCTTACATGTgtccaataaattattttatgaaaatgaattgttaTGTTGTAAAGAGCCAAGTACAAAcaagataaatttaaactgGTCGGTAATggcaaataaaacatttcctATATTATTTCTTGCAGTAGATGGTAAAGAAAAACGAACTGAAAACAAAAG tgtttataatttagaagAAATTGCGATTGTTGGATAttacataaagaaattattggatgccaaagttaaagaaaaaaatattggtgTTATAACGCcattcaaaaaacaaaaagttatgATTTATAAGTATCTAAACGAACATGGTTTTAAGGATATAACTGTTGGAACAGTAGAAGTATTCCAAGGACAAGAGAAAGaagttataattttaactaCTGTGAGATCTGAATCATTCAAACATGATGGTAAAGAACACATTGGTTTCCTGTCAAATGCAATg agATTCAATGTTGCTGTAACAAGAGCAAAGAATTTGTTAATAGTAGTAGGAAATCCAACTGTTCTATGCAAAGACAAATGTTGGAAAGCTTTATGGGATTATTGTGATAAAAACAATGCATGTAGCATTTTAGACGTTGTGGGTTTTTGA